Proteins co-encoded in one Brassica rapa cultivar Chiifu-401-42 chromosome A02, CAAS_Brap_v3.01, whole genome shotgun sequence genomic window:
- the LOC117132173 gene encoding uncharacterized protein LOC117132173: MSMADPPGLPPSPQSGGRSREGTQGSDEVARLNLTILDPDQITDLDSQSITMDGAKVASPRRIDLERKDKGSIQDTIAGGSKGSWVGAVQGQKVLKKYDVEVTMKDGIGSVTVPEEITKDAALLWDDFLIGKFLDNAPHIAKVHAIVNKIWNLNDKTQRIDVYEVNETSMKFKIPNQADRNRILRRGMWNLAGIPVVLTKWSPVTEKEKPPVQSIPMWVHIKNVPLNMISWQGLSFVTSPIGSPVRLHPETAQCLKLDVAKIFVNVDLTKDLPTKMNFNIEGKEVLIEYTYPKLPTKCSICESWGHSIKTCKNGKTIQIEKQQDSLEEGEIVDKQKEIINDMVQESSSEEVTGGLEGNKEVGNSKEGSISMIKVDDMIAEEVVEKRNEWSEVTPGKASRSPGRRELEFGSVTLLTNSRFSVLMPVVEQEVEALEQQDIEVQSEEQSEEDILKETDEEIPRRILPRESKLNHRYLKVKTSQKAMEADPSYLNKKKPRRQ; the protein is encoded by the coding sequence ATGAGTATGGCGGATCCGCCGGGGTTACCTCCATCTCCGCAGAGTGGGGGTCGATCTCGGGAGGGTACGCAAGGTTCTGACGAAGTGGCACGACTCAATCTAACCATTTTGGATCCCGATCAAATCACTGATTTGGATTCACAGAGTATTACGATGGATGGAGCCAAGGTTGCGTCACCAAGGAGGATAGATCTGgaaaggaaggataagggatcgaTTCAAGACACGATTGCTGGAGGATCTAAAGGATCGTGGGTTGGAGCAGTTCAAGGGCAAAAAGTTCTGAAGAAATATGATGTGGAGGTAACAATGAAGGATGGAATTGGTTCGGTAACGGTTCCGGAGGAGATCACGAAGGATGCTGCACTACTATGGGATGATTTCCTTATTGGAAAATTCCTGGATAACGCTCCGCACATTGCTAAGGTTCATGCGATAGTCAATAAGATCTGGAATCTTAATGACAAAACCCAGAGGATTGATGTGTATGAGGTTAATGAAACATCGATGAAGTTCAAGATTCCAAATCAAGCTGATCGGAACAGAATACTGAGAAGAGGTATGTGGAACCTAGCTGGGATTCCTGTGGTTCTGACGAAATGGTCACCGGTGACGGAGAAGGAGAAGCCTCCAGTGCAGTCGATTCCGATGTGGGTACATATTAAAAACGTTCCTCTCAACATGATTTCGTGGCAAGGGTTGAGTTTTGTGACGAGTCCTATTGGCAGCCCAGTCAGACTGCACCCAGAGACAGCGCAATGCTTGAAGCTTGATGTAGCAAAGATTTTTGTTAATGTAGATCTGACAAAAGATCTGCCAACAAAGATGAACTTCAACATTGAGGGCAAGGAAGTGTTGATAGAATACACATATCCGAAGCTTCCAACGAAATGTTCTATCTGTGAGTCGTGGGGTCACTCAATAAAAACCTGTAAGAATGGTAAGACAATTCAGATAGAGAAGCAACAAGATAGTTTGGAGGAAGGGGAAATAGTGGATAAGCAGAAGGAGATAATAAATGACATGGTGCAAGAGTCTTCTTCGGAGGAAGTTACTGGAGGGTTAGAAGGGAATAAGGAAGTTGGTAACTCAAAGGAAGGAAGTATAAGTATGATAAAGGTGGATGATATGATAGCTGAGGAAGTGGTGGAGAAAAGAAACGAGTGGTCAGAAGTTACTCCAGGAAAGGCTAGTCGCTCTCCTGGTAGAAGGGAACTGGAGTTTGGGTCGGTAACCTTACTTACCAACTCTAGATTCTCTGTTCTGATGCCAGTTGTTGAGCAAGAGGTTGAGGCACTTGAGCAGCAAGATATAGAGGTGCAATCTGAAGAGCAGTCTGAGGAAGATATCTTAAAGGAAACTGATGAAGAGATTCCTCGTCGAATATTGCCTAGAGAATCAAAACTCAATCATCGGTACCTCAAGGTAAAGACAAGTCAGAAAGCTATGGAAGCAGATCCAAGCTATCTGAATAAGAAGAAGCCCCGACGCCAATAA